The nucleotide sequence AGCGTCTGATGCTGCGCCGTCTGAAAATAAAATCCATATTTGTCACCCTCTATTTCCATTTTACCGGACTGTGCTATCTTCTATATCTGCAGACTGTCAGAAGGTATGTTTGACACCAAAATAGGTGCTGCGGTCAGTCTCTTTATTGACGTTGTCCGTTTGACCAACCAGAAATGTGTCAGGATTCAACTGATATTCACTTCTAAGTTTAACCCGCACGTCATTGGGATCATACACATCAACAGAAAACCGCATTTGATTGCCCAGTTTCGCATCGATGCCGGCGCCGGGTTTTCCTTCCACAATCCCCAGACGGCTATCAAAGCGGTCATCGCCTGTCCCGACTTGCAGATTTCCCCTATTGCCATCCCCAATGCCATGGACACCTACCACGGCAAATTGATTAGGGGACGTATTGATTTTGATATCCGCATTGCTTTGATATTTTTCCGCATCCGGACTGTAAAGCACTTCAAAATTGGTTTCGGCGCTCAGAGAATTCACTTTGCTCAGCATTTTATTAGCCTTTTCACTGGCTTCCCTGGTATTCTTCAAGGTTTGCCGCAGATTTTCACCAGTTTGTGGATCGGTGACCACCCCCTCCAGGGAAGCGGCCATTTTTTCAATCCGACTGCTGGTGTTCTTAATATTGGCCAGTGTCTCTCTTAAATCGGCTGCCGTCTGTCCGTTATTGTCCACGCCGGCAATCAGTTTATCCACTCTTGCCGTGACAGCACTCAAATTG is from Propionispora vibrioides and encodes:
- a CDS encoding MlaD family protein — translated: MRLSTEGRVGAVTLVGLALLAYMIIHLGNFNFQEDGYPLQAVFGQVSGLKQGNIVRYAGVEVGSVKGIQVKPDGVLVQMLIHSGVAIPEGSSFVIGTDGLLGEKFIEIYPASQASGFLAPNAVVRGQDPQGLEHLIASADKVLLDVQKLVQSLNDVFGDEKVKASFKDTVINAKEITANLNALTATLARMAAHNEGNVDVIAGNLRDVSGNLSAVTARVDKLIAGVDNNGQTAADLRETLANIKNTSSRIEKMAASLEGVVTDPQTGENLRQTLKNTREASEKANKMLSKVNSLSAETNFEVLYSPDAEKYQSNADIKINTSPNQFAVVGVHGIGDGNRGNLQVGTGDDRFDSRLGIVEGKPGAGIDAKLGNQMRFSVDVYDPNDVRVKLRSEYQLNPDTFLVGQTDNVNKETDRSTYFGVKHTF